A genomic region of Candidatus Hydrogenedentota bacterium contains the following coding sequences:
- a CDS encoding SPFH domain-containing protein — protein MGLFDKLRGELIDIIEWIDPSQDTMVYRFERRDNEIKYGAQLIVRESQVAVFINQGKLADVFGPGQYTLETENLPILTTLLSWPYGFHSPFKAEVYFVSTRQFTDLKWGTKNPIMLRDPEFGPVRLRAFGTYCMQVVYAPTFLTQVVGTDGDFTKDQITDQLRNLIVARFADNLGESKIPVLDLAGNYDELGKFVTEKIADDFDSYGLKVTKLLVENISLPPEVEAMMDKRTSMGVIGNLNAYTQFQAANAMEKAADSPAGAAGSGMGLGMGFAMANQMAQGMGRGAATPPPVPQSSSYFMVVGGNQAGPFDLNALRQQVESGALTRDSLVWAEGMPEWKKAGEVADVARLFGATPPPIPPA, from the coding sequence GTGGGACTATTCGACAAGCTGCGTGGCGAACTCATCGACATTATCGAGTGGATTGATCCCTCGCAGGACACCATGGTGTACCGGTTCGAGCGACGCGACAACGAAATCAAGTATGGCGCGCAACTCATTGTGCGCGAGTCGCAGGTCGCGGTATTCATCAACCAAGGCAAGCTGGCCGACGTGTTTGGCCCTGGCCAGTACACGCTTGAGACCGAGAATCTGCCCATTCTAACGACGCTGCTGAGTTGGCCCTACGGATTTCACAGCCCGTTCAAGGCCGAGGTCTACTTCGTCAGCACGCGGCAGTTCACCGACCTGAAGTGGGGAACGAAGAACCCAATCATGTTGCGCGATCCCGAATTTGGCCCCGTTCGTCTGCGGGCCTTCGGCACCTACTGCATGCAGGTGGTGTATGCGCCCACGTTTCTGACGCAAGTCGTCGGTACCGACGGTGACTTCACGAAAGATCAGATTACCGATCAGTTGCGCAATCTCATCGTGGCGCGGTTTGCGGACAATCTCGGCGAGAGCAAGATTCCGGTGCTTGATTTGGCGGGGAATTATGACGAGTTGGGCAAGTTCGTCACGGAGAAGATCGCCGACGACTTCGATTCCTACGGCCTAAAGGTAACGAAGCTGTTAGTGGAGAACATCTCATTGCCGCCGGAAGTCGAGGCGATGATGGACAAGCGCACCAGCATGGGCGTTATCGGCAATCTCAACGCCTACACACAATTCCAGGCCGCCAACGCGATGGAGAAAGCGGCCGACAGTCCCGCGGGCGCAGCCGGCAGCGGGATGGGGCTCGGTATGGGGTTTGCCATGGCAAACCAGATGGCGCAGGGCATGGGCCGCGGAGCGGCAACGCCCCCGCCAGTCCCGCAGTCGTCTTCGTACTTCATGGTCGTGGGCGGAAACCAAGCCGGCCCGTTCGATCTAAACGCATTGCGCCAGCAGGTCGAGTCGGGTGCGCTGACGCGCGATTCGCTCGTTTGGGCCGAGGGCATGCCCGAATGGAAGAAGGCCGGTGAAGTTGCCGACGTGGCGCGCCTCTTCGGCGCGACGCCTCCGCCCATACCTCCCGCGTAG
- a CDS encoding DUF2961 domain-containing protein, translated as MSSRLSFRTVTLSSLAALLTCFAFAQTNQGTFENLTQLQDAQSRRESSAKKDLSKNMDNFPIEAGATLVLGDLEGPGVITHIWTTINAKDPFYERSLVLRVYYDGAEKPSVEAPLGDFFGVGNGIAADFASTPVANSAFGRARSCFWHMPFRQRAKVTLTNESPTYRVDSFYYNLDWQKRPSLPESTAYFHAHYRQEHPAKPGDYIVLDAKGRGHYVGTVYSVLQTQIGWFGEGDDRFYIDGEEYPSLSGTGTEDYFGDAWGFREFAYPNSGVPVFEGYMPGDRVTAYRWHLSDPIYFSKSLRFTMEHYGSLFSNDLKYLGQFYERPDWVSSVAFWYQWPAATFDEPIAPVAERIAPYRVLQPKDLTAKASTPFGLQKSEDAVGLMPLVPDAWLEVTFNIEQAGRYQIDAILMHSFVGGIYQVSLDGKPVGAPIDFFFDGEDSLRHRLDLHDLQPGDHVLKFEGKGSSPSIRTLAPRLCAMGLERLILLRLEDVAGYMEATTKAIEAQGK; from the coding sequence GTGTCTAGCCGTCTGTCGTTTAGAACAGTAACCCTTTCGTCTCTTGCCGCGCTCCTCACGTGCTTCGCCTTTGCGCAAACCAATCAGGGAACGTTTGAGAATCTCACCCAACTTCAAGATGCGCAGTCGCGCCGGGAAAGCAGCGCCAAGAAAGACTTATCCAAAAACATGGACAACTTTCCCATCGAAGCAGGTGCGACACTGGTTCTGGGAGATTTGGAGGGGCCGGGCGTTATCACGCACATTTGGACGACTATCAACGCCAAGGACCCATTCTACGAGCGTTCGCTGGTGTTGCGCGTCTACTACGACGGGGCGGAGAAGCCGAGCGTGGAAGCCCCACTTGGAGATTTCTTCGGTGTGGGCAACGGCATTGCCGCGGACTTCGCATCGACGCCCGTTGCGAACTCCGCATTCGGGCGCGCACGAAGCTGTTTCTGGCACATGCCGTTTCGCCAGCGCGCCAAAGTCACTCTGACAAACGAATCTCCCACGTACCGCGTCGATTCGTTCTACTACAACCTCGATTGGCAAAAGCGCCCTAGCCTTCCCGAAAGCACGGCGTACTTTCATGCACACTATCGTCAAGAACACCCCGCGAAGCCAGGCGATTACATCGTGCTCGATGCAAAAGGCCGCGGGCACTACGTGGGAACGGTCTACTCGGTGCTCCAAACACAGATCGGCTGGTTTGGTGAAGGCGACGATCGGTTCTACATTGACGGCGAGGAATACCCCAGCTTGAGCGGCACGGGCACGGAAGACTACTTCGGCGATGCGTGGGGCTTTCGAGAGTTTGCGTATCCGAACTCCGGTGTGCCCGTGTTTGAAGGGTATATGCCGGGAGACCGTGTCACGGCGTACCGCTGGCACCTCAGCGATCCGATCTACTTCTCGAAATCACTCCGGTTCACGATGGAGCACTACGGCAGCCTGTTCTCGAACGATCTGAAATACCTGGGGCAATTCTACGAGCGGCCAGACTGGGTCAGTTCCGTGGCGTTTTGGTACCAGTGGCCAGCGGCGACGTTTGACGAGCCCATCGCGCCGGTTGCCGAGCGCATTGCGCCGTACCGTGTGCTGCAACCCAAAGACCTTACCGCAAAGGCCTCGACTCCTTTCGGACTTCAGAAATCTGAAGACGCTGTCGGCTTGATGCCCCTCGTGCCCGACGCGTGGCTGGAAGTCACCTTCAATATCGAGCAGGCGGGAAGGTATCAAATCGACGCGATCCTGATGCACTCTTTCGTGGGTGGAATCTACCAGGTGTCTCTCGATGGCAAACCGGTCGGGGCGCCCATCGATTTCTTCTTTGACGGAGAGGACAGCCTGCGGCACCGGCTCGACCTGCATGACCTGCAACCCGGCGACCACGTACTCAAGTTCGAGGGAAAAGGTTCATCGCCGTCAATACGTACGCTTGCGCCGCGCTTGTGCGCGATGGGACTCGAGCGACTTATCCTGTTACGGCTTGAAGACGTCGCGGGCTATATGGAAGCAACCACGAAGGCCATCGAGGCGCAAGGCAAATAA
- the aat gene encoding leucyl/phenylalanyl-tRNA--protein transferase, producing the protein MPVFRLSKPMVFPPPEMAESDGLLAVGGDLSSERLLRAYRMGIFPWYGDDSPILWWSPDPRMVFFPAQWKPSRSLERLVKKGAFDVSMDTAFAAVIEACANARGPGRDSTWITPEMMAAYIRLHKEGYAHSVECCIDGQLVGGLYGVSIGGCFFGESMFSNVSNASKVALAVLMKYLAARGFTLVDCQVKNDHLVRLGAQEIPRTEFLARLGEALEMETRRGKWEPDTRVQT; encoded by the coding sequence ATGCCGGTCTTTCGTTTGTCGAAACCAATGGTCTTTCCTCCGCCTGAAATGGCGGAGTCGGATGGCTTGCTCGCGGTCGGCGGCGACCTGTCGTCCGAGCGCCTATTGCGCGCGTACCGCATGGGGATCTTCCCGTGGTACGGCGATGACTCGCCGATCCTGTGGTGGTCGCCCGACCCGCGCATGGTGTTCTTCCCCGCGCAATGGAAGCCCTCGCGCAGCCTGGAGCGGCTGGTCAAGAAGGGCGCGTTCGACGTGAGCATGGACACGGCCTTCGCCGCCGTGATCGAGGCGTGCGCCAACGCGCGCGGTCCCGGTCGCGACAGCACGTGGATCACTCCCGAGATGATGGCCGCGTACATCCGCCTGCACAAGGAGGGATACGCCCACTCCGTCGAATGTTGCATCGACGGACAACTTGTCGGCGGACTCTACGGAGTATCCATTGGCGGATGCTTCTTCGGCGAATCGATGTTCTCGAACGTCTCCAACGCGTCGAAGGTGGCGCTGGCCGTGCTTATGAAATACCTCGCCGCGCGGGGTTTTACGCTCGTCGACTGCCAAGTGAAAAACGACCACCTTGTCCGCCTCGGCGCGCAGGAGATCCCCCGAACAGAATTCCTCGCCAGACTCGGAGAAGCACTCGAGATGGAGACGCGGCGCGGGAAGTGGGAACCGGATACAAGAGTTCAGACATGA
- a CDS encoding signal peptidase complex subunit 1 family protein, whose product MNEFEKTAFEVLTYSGGLTIPVSDPVILFVRMAWFDTAFRGVCMPAAERLRAELEAHYDHVFRQSLDAGGSESDAHRAGMAALGDAKVARKNFRKKYLTERQYRYLDRDGAFNSPPYSQTMDLQWGMGIVYCMGLARFVFDFSNMLFAGGAALVTFIAILLTAVALSLRGKSPRGNYLWVLSSLSGVLGVFGIGTLFVSRVLLGHWRNWNPHPIEWLTLSGYLLCVVILSFTVLWYVRLVKKARNTGLLGPKPNKGVQPD is encoded by the coding sequence GTGAACGAATTTGAGAAGACGGCGTTCGAAGTCCTGACCTATTCAGGAGGTCTCACGATACCAGTCAGCGATCCGGTGATCCTCTTCGTGCGAATGGCGTGGTTTGACACCGCGTTTCGCGGTGTGTGCATGCCAGCCGCCGAACGCCTGCGAGCCGAACTCGAAGCGCACTACGATCATGTGTTCCGGCAGAGCTTGGATGCTGGTGGGTCTGAATCGGATGCACACCGTGCAGGGATGGCTGCACTTGGAGACGCAAAGGTCGCACGCAAGAATTTCCGAAAGAAGTACCTGACTGAGCGGCAGTATCGGTATTTGGACAGGGACGGCGCATTCAACTCTCCCCCATATTCGCAAACAATGGACTTACAATGGGGCATGGGCATTGTCTATTGCATGGGATTGGCGCGTTTCGTCTTCGATTTCTCCAACATGCTTTTTGCCGGCGGCGCTGCCCTTGTAACCTTCATTGCGATTCTACTTACTGCAGTTGCTCTTTCGCTACGAGGAAAATCGCCACGCGGCAACTACCTTTGGGTACTCTCATCCTTGAGCGGCGTACTGGGAGTATTCGGTATCGGTACTCTCTTTGTGTCGCGCGTCCTATTGGGACATTGGCGTAACTGGAATCCGCATCCAATCGAATGGCTGACGCTAAGTGGCTATCTCTTGTGTGTAGTAATACTTTCGTTTACCGTCTTGTGGTATGTAAGACTAGTCAAAAAGGCGCGTAACACGGGACTCCTTGGACCAAAGCCAAACAAGGGCGTCCAACCCGATTAA
- a CDS encoding PadR family transcriptional regulator, producing MARMSELERTVLDVLYRSPEHGNGVAQAIGRTTPHLLSSGEVAVYPALHALEGQGLIESYERSVSGKPRRYYRVTESGMKLAEPAARRSSFSTVSRPIQEVS from the coding sequence TTGGCACGCATGAGCGAGTTAGAGAGGACTGTTCTTGACGTCCTGTATCGCTCGCCGGAGCATGGCAACGGAGTTGCTCAGGCTATCGGCAGAACCACGCCTCACCTTCTCTCCTCCGGCGAAGTCGCCGTCTATCCCGCGTTACACGCGCTTGAAGGACAGGGACTGATCGAGTCCTACGAACGTTCGGTATCGGGGAAGCCGCGCCGTTACTACCGCGTTACCGAGTCAGGCATGAAGCTGGCAGAGCCCGCCGCACGCCGCTCTTCATTCTCAACGGTGAGCAGGCCAATTCAGGAGGTTTCATGA
- a CDS encoding fatty acid desaturase, translating into MPTLIVIGLIHAAALAAPFTFSWTGFILCVVLFWVTGGLGITLCYHRLLTHRSYRTYKPIEYLLTICGCLALQGGPIRWVATHRVHHKESDEEPDPHTPLVSFLWSHMLWLFFEDPKLDGYDKLRRFAKDLDKDAMMRFFNRFYLVIYFLTAGLLYLIGHAVEGWELGLSLVVWGVAVRTVLVWHSTWLVNSATHLWGYRNYRTTDNSRNTWWVALLTFGEGWHNNHHADQRSAAHGHRWWEFDTTYLTIKAMQLAGLAKDVVRPGRLSQIRAKHLGEGESQ; encoded by the coding sequence ATGCCCACGCTAATCGTGATTGGACTGATTCATGCAGCGGCGTTGGCCGCGCCGTTTACGTTCAGTTGGACCGGCTTCATTCTGTGCGTCGTCCTCTTTTGGGTGACGGGCGGCTTGGGCATCACGCTGTGTTACCATCGGCTCTTGACGCATCGCAGTTACCGCACCTACAAACCCATCGAATACCTGCTCACGATTTGTGGATGCCTCGCGCTGCAAGGCGGGCCCATCCGTTGGGTGGCCACGCACCGCGTGCATCACAAAGAATCCGACGAGGAACCCGATCCCCACACGCCGCTCGTGAGCTTTCTGTGGTCGCACATGCTGTGGCTGTTCTTCGAAGACCCGAAGCTCGACGGCTACGACAAACTGCGGCGGTTCGCGAAAGACCTCGACAAGGACGCGATGATGCGTTTCTTCAACCGGTTCTATCTCGTCATCTACTTCCTCACGGCAGGGTTGCTCTACCTCATCGGCCATGCCGTGGAAGGTTGGGAACTCGGCCTGTCACTGGTCGTGTGGGGCGTGGCCGTGCGCACCGTGCTCGTGTGGCACTCCACATGGCTCGTCAATTCCGCCACCCACCTCTGGGGATACCGTAACTACCGCACCACCGACAACAGCCGAAACACGTGGTGGGTCGCGCTGCTCACGTTTGGTGAAGGCTGGCACAACAACCACCACGCCGACCAACGCTCCGCAGCCCACGGCCACCGCTGGTGGGAATTCGACACCACCTATCTCACAATCAAGGCCATGCAGTTGGCCGGACTCGCGAAAGACGTGGTGCGACCCGGAAGACTCAGCCAGATACGAGCGAAACATCTCGGTGAGGGTGAAAGTCAGTAA
- a CDS encoding BNR repeat-containing protein, with the protein MKSLASWLVVCVVAASPITAAERVTGRIDIAPVWAVHPVGFCLLTDGDDQFVAFYDADRQMTVAQRRLSETTWKFVRLPEALVWDSHNSVTMDVDDTGCLHLSGNMHVKPLVYFRTREPRNIETFERVANMVGENETKVTYPDFLHGPGNVLMFTYRDGKSGEGNQIWNAYDSKTRTWHRLLDKPLTDGEGLMNAYFDGPSLGPDGYYHLNWVWRDTPDCATNHDLSYARSKDLVHWETSAGEPLTLPITLHTAEIVDPTPAGGGLLNVGKRLGFDSKGNAILSYYKYDENGNTQAYNARREDGKWVIRQVSNWDYRWAFSGGGTIVTEITVGPVVMKKGLGLTQSYSHVKAGSGTWLLDEATLQPVRELTKEERSNPDLGPLESTFPGMQVRTAGDAGPMRPDGIRYMLRWETLGPNRDKPRELPWPEPSMLRVYRLEE; encoded by the coding sequence ATGAAGTCATTGGCGAGTTGGCTTGTGGTCTGTGTCGTGGCCGCATCTCCAATCACAGCCGCTGAGCGCGTCACCGGGCGTATAGATATCGCGCCAGTGTGGGCTGTGCATCCCGTGGGCTTCTGCCTGCTGACGGACGGTGACGATCAGTTTGTCGCGTTTTACGACGCGGACCGGCAGATGACCGTCGCGCAGCGCCGCCTCTCGGAGACCACGTGGAAGTTCGTGCGATTGCCGGAAGCATTGGTTTGGGACAGCCACAACAGTGTGACCATGGACGTTGATGACACGGGCTGTCTGCACCTTTCGGGGAATATGCACGTCAAACCGCTGGTGTATTTCCGGACGCGCGAACCGCGAAACATCGAGACTTTCGAACGTGTTGCGAACATGGTCGGCGAAAACGAGACCAAGGTCACCTATCCGGATTTCTTACACGGACCCGGTAACGTCCTGATGTTCACGTACCGAGATGGCAAGAGCGGCGAGGGCAACCAAATCTGGAACGCATACGACTCGAAGACGCGGACCTGGCATCGCCTGCTCGATAAGCCCCTCACCGATGGCGAGGGATTGATGAATGCGTATTTTGATGGACCAAGTCTGGGACCAGACGGTTACTACCACCTGAACTGGGTGTGGCGCGATACGCCGGATTGCGCCACGAATCATGACTTGAGTTACGCGCGCAGCAAGGACCTTGTTCACTGGGAGACCAGCGCCGGTGAACCGCTTACGCTGCCGATCACGCTACACACCGCCGAGATCGTCGACCCCACGCCCGCCGGCGGCGGATTGCTCAACGTGGGGAAGCGATTGGGATTCGATTCGAAGGGGAACGCAATCCTCAGTTACTACAAGTACGACGAGAACGGAAACACTCAGGCCTACAACGCGCGCAGGGAAGACGGCAAGTGGGTCATTCGCCAGGTCTCGAATTGGGACTATCGCTGGGCCTTCAGCGGTGGCGGCACGATCGTCACTGAAATCACGGTAGGTCCGGTTGTTATGAAGAAGGGTCTCGGATTGACGCAGTCTTACAGTCATGTCAAAGCGGGTAGTGGAACATGGCTGCTGGACGAAGCAACCCTGCAGCCTGTCCGCGAGCTTACCAAGGAGGAACGCTCAAACCCGGATCTCGGGCCGCTGGAATCGACATTTCCGGGCATGCAAGTCCGCACGGCTGGAGATGCGGGTCCAATGCGACCGGATGGCATACGGTACATGCTGCGCTGGGAAACGCTCGGGCCCAACCGCGACAAGCCCCGCGAGTTACCGTGGCCGGAACCTTCCATGCTGCGTGTGTATCGTTTGGAAGAATAA
- a CDS encoding redoxin domain-containing protein, translated as MKTKVLLSCGALAVVAGAAVFAVMGNGIVQADVPPAPEIGTKAPDFTLKDYDGKDHSLSAHAGSIVVLVFTSQECPYSRAGDKALSKFAESYKDKGVVVLSIDSHAGATAEAVKEFATKGNETGKALPYPILIDTKNVYADKMGAKKTPEVYIVDKSGSLVYHGALDNGKKLDEAGYESYVAIAVDELLAGKPVSKPKSAAYGCGIKRAS; from the coding sequence ATGAAGACCAAGGTGTTGCTGAGTTGTGGCGCGCTCGCTGTCGTGGCGGGTGCCGCCGTGTTCGCCGTTATGGGCAACGGAATTGTCCAGGCAGACGTACCGCCTGCGCCTGAAATCGGAACAAAGGCCCCTGATTTTACTCTTAAGGACTACGACGGCAAGGACCACTCTTTGTCGGCGCACGCGGGTAGCATCGTCGTACTCGTGTTCACGTCGCAGGAGTGCCCGTATTCGCGCGCGGGTGACAAGGCCCTGTCGAAGTTCGCCGAATCGTACAAGGACAAGGGCGTTGTGGTCCTGAGTATCGATTCGCACGCAGGCGCGACCGCCGAAGCCGTGAAGGAATTCGCCACCAAGGGCAACGAAACGGGCAAGGCGCTGCCATACCCGATTCTTATCGACACGAAGAACGTATACGCGGACAAGATGGGCGCGAAGAAGACTCCGGAGGTCTACATCGTCGACAAGTCCGGAAGCCTTGTCTATCACGGTGCGCTCGATAACGGAAAGAAACTCGACGAAGCGGGTTACGAGAGCTATGTCGCCATCGCGGTTGATGAGCTGCTGGCCGGAAAGCCGGTATCGAAGCCCAAGTCGGCCGCCTACGGGTGCGGCATCAAGCGGGCAAGTTAG
- a CDS encoding redoxin domain-containing protein, protein MVQGLCHATLHRRWRGLLILGVLAAASCSGSQPAPQESHATPQQPAPETIGTVELANEARVAELLSATKGKPLVVNVWATWCMPCVAEMPELAKFYRASEKLGVGFLSLSADMTSEVDGSVKPFVKDKKVPFPVYVLDSLPPDRLVEMLKAEDSKWDGPLPATFLFDKDGVMKQFWFEEVTEAQLTEAVSALGAGA, encoded by the coding sequence GTGGTTCAAGGTCTGTGCCACGCCACCCTACATCGCAGGTGGCGTGGCCTTCTTATTCTGGGTGTACTGGCCGCCGCTTCATGCTCGGGTTCGCAACCGGCGCCACAGGAGTCTCATGCCACCCCGCAGCAACCCGCGCCCGAGACCATTGGTACGGTCGAGTTGGCAAACGAGGCGCGCGTCGCCGAATTGCTCTCCGCTACGAAGGGCAAACCGCTCGTCGTAAACGTGTGGGCCACGTGGTGCATGCCATGCGTCGCGGAAATGCCGGAGTTGGCGAAGTTCTATCGCGCGTCGGAAAAGTTGGGCGTTGGATTCTTGAGTCTTTCCGCCGACATGACGTCCGAGGTGGACGGATCCGTCAAACCGTTCGTGAAAGACAAGAAGGTGCCGTTTCCGGTGTACGTGTTGGATTCGCTTCCGCCCGACCGGCTCGTTGAGATGCTTAAGGCCGAGGACAGCAAATGGGACGGTCCTTTGCCCGCAACGTTCCTGTTCGACAAGGACGGCGTCATGAAGCAGTTTTGGTTCGAGGAGGTCACCGAAGCGCAATTGACCGAGGCAGTATCGGCGCTTGGGGCGGGTGCGTAG